CCCGTTGGACGCCCCAACTGCTCGACCAGCTCCGGGCGGCCCACGTCACCGCGACGTTCTGCCTGATCGGCCGGCAGGTCCAGCGCCACCCGGAACTGGTGGCCCGGATCGTCCGGGAGGGTCACCAGCTCTGCAACCACAGCTGGCGGCACGACCTCAACCTGGGTCGGCGGCCGGTCGCCGACATCAGGGCCGACCTGCTCCGCACCAACCGGGCGATCCACGCGGCCGTCCCGAACGCCAAGGTCTCCTGGTTCCGGCAGCCGGGCGGTCGGTGGACGCCCGAGGAGGTGGAGGTCGCCCGCCAGCTCGGCATGCGCTCGCTGCACTGGAGCGTCGACCCGCGGGACTGGGACAAGCCCACCAGCCAGACGATCACCACCCGGGTGGAGCACGCCGTGAAGCCCGGTGCGGTCGTGCTGATGCACGACGGAGGCGGCGATCGGCGGCCCACCCTGACCGCCTGCCGGCACCTGATCCCCGACCTGAAACGCCGGTACGGGATCTCCCGCCTCCACTGACACCCGCCCTGACCTGCTGTTTTGCTCCCCGATGTGCCCCGCGCCATACCGGTTTGGTCGGCAGGCCAGCCATCACGTATGCTTTCCAAGCCTCCGGCGGGGCCGGATGGGAGCAAGTCCGCTTGAAGTTGCGAGTGTGCAATGATGGCGGGGCCGCCCTCATCGTCTAGCGGCCCAGGACGCCGCCCTTTCAAGGCGGTAGCACGGGTTCGAATCCCGTTGGGGGCACGGTCCGACCTCGGTCGGATGCAACAGAGCAAGGTCCTGTGGAGCAGTTGGAGTGCTCGCCGCCCTGTCAAGGCGGAGGTCGCGGGTTCAAGTCCCGTCAGGACCGCAAGCGCTGGCGCCGCGCGAATTCTGCGCGGCGTTCTGCGTATCGGAGCGTGTGGGCCTTCCGGCGGCAGTGCCGTCCGTTGGGTAGCATGAGCCGAGCACCACGGCCAGGTAGCTCAGTTGGTACGAGCGTCCGACTGAAAATCGGAAGGTCGGCGGTTCGACCCCGCCCCTGGCCACATAGCCTTTCGCCGGGCTACAGGAGCGCCGATCAGCGGAAACGCCGGTCGGCGCTCTGCTTTGTGCCCCAGGTTCTGCCCGATCTGCCCCTCGCCGGCCTCGACGTCCCACTCTGACCGGCAGGCCGCAACGTTCTGAACCGGCCCTGCGTGTAGTGGTCGATGACAGACTTCGACGACTTTTACGCGGCGTACTACGCCGACCTCACCGTGCAGTTGTACGCCTACTCGGGTGATCGGCATGAGGCGCAGGACGTCGTCCAGGAGGCGTTCTGTCGGGCGCTCGCCCGGTGGCGGCAGGTCTCCCGCTATGACGACCCCGCCGCCTGGGTCCGTCGGGTCGCCTGGAATCTCGCGACCAGCCGTTGGCGACGGATCCGCGTGATGCGGGCTTTCCACAGTCGCCAACGCGGTGAGCCGGTCATCGAGGGGCCGGAGCCTGATCGCATCGCGCTCATCGGGGCTCTGGCCTCGCTACCGGCCGCGCAGCGGCGGGCGATGGTGCTGCGCTACCTCGCCGACCTTCCGGTCGCCGAGATCGCCGATCGCGAGGGAGTGCCCGAAGGCACCGTCAAGTCCTGGCTGCACCGGGGCCGTGTCGCGCTCGCCGCCCAGCTCGGTCCCGCATACACGGAGGAAACTCATGCCTGAGGAACTGACCGAAGAGCAGACCCGGGCGGCCTTTGCCCTCCTACGCGCCGAATCGCTGACGCACATCCGCACCCCGGGAACCGCCGAGGCGCTGCGGACGGTACGGCGTCGCCGCCGCGCCGGCATCGCCACGGCCGCCGCCGGTGTAGCGCTCGCCCTGGCCGGCAGCGCCGGGGTGGCGAGCCTGGTCGGCGGCGACCGGTCCGCGCCACCCCCGGTGTCGTCGACTCCGTCGACGTCCCCGCCGCCGCTGTCCACCGCCCAGCTCGACGCCCTGGCGTCCGAAGCGGGCACCGCGCTCGGGATCAATTCCATCGACAACAGGAAGCGCAGAAGCGAGGGCAAGGGGCCGATCCTCATGTCCAGCTCCGGGCCCATCCTGCGCGGCGGCCCTTCAAACATCAGCGGCACGGGCTACAACGAGAACAAGACCGGCGTGTACGTGTTGGAGATCCTCTGTGTCGGCGAAGGGGCGCTCCGAGCGCGCTTCTGGGGTGAGCCCGCAATGTCCGGCGCGCGGGAGAGCCGGCCCACACCCTCGCCCGATTCGCCCGATGTGCGGGTGCCCTGCGGCGACCACCCCACACCGGTCACGGCCAGTGTGCGTGCGCCCTGGCCGGCAAGGGTCTATGTCTCGGTCGAAGCCGATCCGACAGCTGTCGGGCGGGCCGCCTACGCCCGCCTCGTCCGGGTGCCGTAAGACGGCGGCGAGCGGCAGGACGCCCCTACGGCAGCGCGGTGAGGGGCGTGTCACATCCTGGCCTGGACCCCGCCACGTCGGCTCCGGCACCCGCACCGACGCCCACGCCCGTCAAGGAGCGGCGTGCGACGCGCCGGCCGTCCAGCCCGGTGCTCCGAGGTCCGACGGCGTCCCGGCCGACCAGGGGGGCGTACCCGCCGACGGGGCGGGGCCGTGCTGGCCGCGGTGGCGCTGTTGGTGGGCGCGTCGCTGACCGCGCACGCCGCCGGGATCCGCGACAACCTGCTCTGGACGCCCCGGGACGCGGCCAGCACCGTCGCCCTGGCACCGGTCGCCAGGCTGCTCCTGCTCACCCGTACGCCGTGGTGGCGGGGCGGCAGCCCGGCGCGCTGAGCGCGGACGGCTAGCGCTTCGGGCGTTGCTGGCGGCTCTGACCCATGCCGCCCTGGATCGCCTCCCAGACGCTCCGGCCGGCCTGGCGCAGGCTCTCCCCGGCCTGCCCGGCCATCTGGGCCGCCCCCGAGGTTCCCGGCCGGGTGGCCCCCGGTCCGCCGGTCGGCTTCCCGGTCCCGGCGCCACCCGACGGCCGCTCGGGTCCGCCCGCCGCGGCGCCGACCTCCGGCCCACCGGCCGGTTCCGTACCGGACTCCCCGGCAGCGCCGGGATCCGCCGGCTCACCGGGGCCGGCCGCCGCCTCGCCGGACGTACCCGGGCCGGCCGCCTCTCCAGGACCGCGCGCACCGGCCGGTTCCTCGGGAGCGCCCGGGCCGGCGGCCGGCTGCTCGGACGGGCCGGTCGGCGGTTCAGGGGGTCGGGGCCCGGCGGGTGGAGTGGCGATCGGTGGTGACGGCTCACCGACCCGCTCCCGCAGGGTCTGGTCGGCGACCGCGCCGACCGTCCCCACCTGCTGACCGGCCTGTTCCGTCACCGGCACACCAGTGAGCTGCTGGGCGGCCCGGTTGACGTCGTCGACGCTCACCGTCGCCGTACGCGCCAGGGCGTCGATGACATTCGGGTTCCGGTCGATCGTGGTCAGCGCCCGGTCCAGGATCTGGACCAGCTTCTCCAGCCGCACCTTCAGCAGCGCCTCGGCGCTGACCCCGGTGACGTCCAGCTCCACGCCCTCCAGGTGTACCCGGACACCGGCGTCGATCTGGAGCAGGTTCGCCAACCGGGCGCGCAGTGACAGGTCCGCGTCGAGGCCGTCGACCGCCAGTCGGATCTGGTCGACCGTCAGCTCCGGGATGTCGAGCAGCACGTCCGGCTCGGTCGCCCCGCCCTGGTGGGCGAGCCGCTCACTGGTCGGGTCCGGTTCCCGTTCGGTCGCTCCGCTCTCGCTCATGCTCCCCACTCCAAGCTGGCCCGGGTCGCCGGGCCCGGATCAGCCGCGGTTACCCCCTTTCCCCCGCCGCATCCGTCCCGGGGACGGCCGCCGGTGCCGGTGTCCGGAAAACGGTCACCGCGTGTCCGGAAGCGGCCACCCGGGAAGCTGCGCACCCGGGCATCAGCCGGTATGGTCCGGGCCTATGGGACAGGAGATCGCCGATCCGGATGAGGTCCACCAGGATGTCGCCCGGTTCTCCCTCCGCAGCAGCCTCCTCGCCCCAGCCACCGCCGAGCGCGCCTTCGCGGTCTTCACCGGCTGCCTGACCGACTGGTGGGTACGCGAATACACCTGGTCCGGGCCGGAGGCGCTGGCCGAGCTGGGCATCGAGCCGCGCGCCGGCGGGATGCTCTACGAGATCGGCCCGTACGGCTTCCGGGGCGACTGGGGTCGGGTGCTGACCTGGGATCCGCCCCGCCGGTTGGTGTTCACCTGGCAGATCGGTCCGGACCGGGTGCCGGTGCCGGATCCGGCGCGGGCCAGCGAGGTGGAGGTGCTCTTCCACCCGGAGGGGCCGGAGAGCACGAGGGTCGAGGTCGAGCACCGGCACTTCGACCGGCACGGCGAGGCCGCCGAGGGCTACCGGGAGGCGCTCACCGCCGGCTGGCAGGAGCTGCTCTGCCGCTATCTGGCCACGGTCGCCCGCTCGGCCGACTGAGGCGGCTCACGAAGTCGACCGGGACGCCTCACCGAGGTGGGCCGCCGCCACCCGCTTCGGCACCACCATCCGCCACGCCTCCACGACGATCTCGCGCAGCTCCGGCTCGTCGATCGCGGCCAGCCGGACCTGCACCCAGTGGTAGCGCTCGTCGACCCGGTCGGGCGGAAGGAACTTCGCCGGCTCGGCGGCGACCAGGGCGTCCCGTTCCTCCTTCGGGAAGGCGAAGCCGAGCACCGTCTCGTCGCGGGAGAGGGCCAGATAGACGATCCGGCCGACCCGGAACTTGATCCGGTCCCGGACCAGGGCCTCCTCGGTGCGGGGCAGGGCCCGGGCGATCCGCCGGACGTGCGCGACGGTCACCATCCGATGCCCCGCGCGGTTGCCGTGTCGACGGCGCTGCCGCCCAGGTCGGCCCGGTGACCCGCCGCCGCGCCCGAACCGAACCCGGTGCCGGCGAGCCGGCGCGGTGCCGCCGTACGCAGCCGCGGATAGACCTCGGCCAGCCGCCGCTGCACCCGGTCGGAGCGGTCGGCGAGCACCAGCGCCATCGAGGGCGCGCCGGCCTCGGCGACCGCTCCGGCCTCGGCCGCCCGCAGCCGACCGCCGACCACCTGGGCGAAGCCGGCCAGCCAGGAACGACGGAAGGCGGCCGGGTGCTCGCCGGCCGGTACGACGGCACCGGCCAGCCCGTGCGCCGCCTGCACCAGCAGCGAGGTGAAGAGCAGGTCGGCCCGTTCCAGGTCGCTGGCGAAGCCGAAGAGGTGCATGGCGAAGCCGTCGCCGTGCCGGAGTCGTACGCAGCGGCAGCGCAGCGGGTCCGCCACGGCGGCGAGCAGCCCGGCCTTGTCCCGGGCGTACGGGGCGACCACCTCGATCACCCGGTCGCCGACGGGGTCGGTGGTGGGGTCGCGGGCCGCCAGGAGCGCCCGGTCCACCCCGTAGCGGGCGATCAGCTCGGTCGCCTTGGCCGTGAAGGCGGCCGACTCGGCGGGCGTGCAGGCCGGGTCCTCCGCCTGGGCCAGCAGCTTGCGCACCTTGCTGAGCATCGCCTCGGACATGCACCACAGCTATCACAGCGGTAGGACGCGGGTGGGATGAGCCGGCCGGGAGATCGACGGTTACCATCTTCACGCTCAGCTCCCTGACCGCAACTCAGGGTCCACCCACCCCTGGAGGCTCGATGGCATCCCCGGTCATCCGTCTGCTCGCCACGACGGCGGCGCTGCCGCTGCTCGCCCTCGGTTCCCCCGCCGAGGCCGCCCCCGACACCAACCTCTCCGCCAGCACCACGACCTGCTACGGCGGGGCGACCCGGTCCTACTTCACCACCGGCGCGTGGGGCGGCGAGGCGGGCACCTACCGCACCACCACCCGCTGCCGGGACATCAACGTGCGCAACGCCAGCGCGTTCGGCACCCAGGCCTGCGTGGTGTTCGTGGACCGGACGAACGCCTGCAACTACCTGACCTACCTGCCGGCGGGCTCGGGCTTCATCACCGTGGCGACCAACGTCCGCGACGGGGTCAACTTCCGGGTCCGCTTCGAGAACCTGCGGTACGAGTACGAGCCGCTGGTGGCGTACCACGCGTTCTGACCCGTCCGAGGCGCCCGGCCGCAGCGGTCGGGCGCCCGGCGGCTCAGTCGGCCCGGCTGCGTAGGGTCGCCACCGTGGAGCCGGCGAGGGTGAGCAGGCAGTCCGGCAGCAGCCCGTCGGCCACCGCCGCCCCGAAGAGCGCCTCGCCGGTGTCGAGGTCGTCGTTGGCGTACGCGCTGACGAAGCGGGCCACCCAGCGGGTGTCGTAGCCGGCCTGGTCGATGCCGGGGAAGTCGAGCGCGCAGTTTCCCGCCGGGGCCTCGTCGCCGAGCATCGTGGCGGCCAGGCACCAGGCCACCCCGTACGCCCCGGCCAACCCGGAGCGGTCGACCACGGCGTCGAAGGTGCCCACCACGCCGTCACCGTCCCCGGCCAGCGCCGAGCGGAGCACGGCGGTCGCGTCGTCCAGCGTCTGCTGTGCTTCGTCGGTCACCTGGGAAACGGTAGGACGGAGGGTCAAGCGGTGACCCCGCACAGCCCCACCGTCACTCTCCGTACGGCAGCCTGTCTACCTGCCGACGGACCTGCATCCACGGTCCCGTCATCCAGCCGGGCACGCTAATGTGCGCAGCGGACCTTCGCCGGAGAAAGGCCGACCATGCTCGTATCACGCGGTTCGCGCGCAGCCATCTCGACGGCCTGCGCGGCGCTCCTGCTCGCCACCAGCGCCTGCGGGGACGACAAGCCCGAGGCGGCCCCTGCCACCACGCAGACGCGCCTCTACGGCACCGACGGCAACATGCTGAACTCGTTCGCCGCCGAGCTGGGGGACCGGGCCGATCTCGTCAACGGCATGAAGGGCACCACCCCGCTGACCCGGTTGCCGGAGAACTTCAAGGACCGGCTACGCACCGTAGACCCGAAGCTGGGTGACTTCCTCTACTCCGCCGAGTCGTACGACGCGGTGGTGATCAGCGCGCTGGCCGCGCAGCTGGCCGGCAGCACCGATCCGGCGGCGATCGCCAAGCAGATCGTCGGGGTGACCACCGGCGGGCACCGCTGCGACCAGGTCGCCACCTGCCTGGAGCTGGCCCGCTCCGGTCAGGACATCGAGTACCGCGGCGTGTCGCTGACCCGGGCCGGGTTCACCGACGCCGGTGAGCCGGCCACCGCCAGCTACGCCACCCTGCACTTCGACGACAAGGTGATCGACGACGGCAAGACCGAGTTCGTCGGTGCCGGCGACGAGTCGGGGGCGAGCACCAGGACGCCGCCGCGGCCCAGGAAGCAGCGCGGCGGCAAGGCCGACAAGAGCGACGGCTCGCCGCTGGTCCTCGGCGGCCTGCTGCCCAAGACCGGTGACCTGGCGATCGCCAACCCGCCGCTGGCGGCCGGTGCCGCGCTGGCCCTGCGGGAGATCAACGCGGCCGGCGGCGTGCTCGGCGAGCCGGTGGTCTGGATCGACGGCGACGACGGCACCAACCCGGCCGTCGCGAAGGCCACCGTCGCCTCGCACATCGCCCGGGGCGTGCAGGTCATCATCGGCGCGGGCGCCTCGGGCATCTCCCGGGCCGTGCTGCCGGACGTGGTCGCC
This genomic interval from Micromonospora sp. CCTCC AA 2012012 contains the following:
- a CDS encoding polysaccharide deacetylase family protein — translated: MRSRAVLAYALGLVLLLTGCGDPARNPSQAGGPSPAAAAPPVSKPTPSPRPTRTSTPKPPLRPLPSTLPVGLDRSSGDRSVALTFDDGPDPRWTPQLLDQLRAAHVTATFCLIGRQVQRHPELVARIVREGHQLCNHSWRHDLNLGRRPVADIRADLLRTNRAIHAAVPNAKVSWFRQPGGRWTPEEVEVARQLGMRSLHWSVDPRDWDKPTSQTITTRVEHAVKPGAVVLMHDGGGDRRPTLTACRHLIPDLKRRYGISRLH
- a CDS encoding SigE family RNA polymerase sigma factor, which gives rise to MTDFDDFYAAYYADLTVQLYAYSGDRHEAQDVVQEAFCRALARWRQVSRYDDPAAWVRRVAWNLATSRWRRIRVMRAFHSRQRGEPVIEGPEPDRIALIGALASLPAAQRRAMVLRYLADLPVAEIADREGVPEGTVKSWLHRGRVALAAQLGPAYTEETHA
- a CDS encoding SRPBCC family protein, whose product is MGQEIADPDEVHQDVARFSLRSSLLAPATAERAFAVFTGCLTDWWVREYTWSGPEALAELGIEPRAGGMLYEIGPYGFRGDWGRVLTWDPPRRLVFTWQIGPDRVPVPDPARASEVEVLFHPEGPESTRVEVEHRHFDRHGEAAEGYREALTAGWQELLCRYLATVARSAD
- a CDS encoding MmcQ/YjbR family DNA-binding protein, giving the protein MVTVAHVRRIARALPRTEEALVRDRIKFRVGRIVYLALSRDETVLGFAFPKEERDALVAAEPAKFLPPDRVDERYHWVQVRLAAIDEPELREIVVEAWRMVVPKRVAAAHLGEASRSTS
- a CDS encoding DUF2786 domain-containing protein; this translates as MSEAMLSKVRKLLAQAEDPACTPAESAAFTAKATELIARYGVDRALLAARDPTTDPVGDRVIEVVAPYARDKAGLLAAVADPLRCRCVRLRHGDGFAMHLFGFASDLERADLLFTSLLVQAAHGLAGAVVPAGEHPAAFRRSWLAGFAQVVGGRLRAAEAGAVAEAGAPSMALVLADRSDRVQRRLAEVYPRLRTAAPRRLAGTGFGSGAAAGHRADLGGSAVDTATARGIGW
- a CDS encoding ABC transporter substrate-binding protein is translated as MLVSRGSRAAISTACAALLLATSACGDDKPEAAPATTQTRLYGTDGNMLNSFAAELGDRADLVNGMKGTTPLTRLPENFKDRLRTVDPKLGDFLYSAESYDAVVISALAAQLAGSTDPAAIAKQIVGVTTGGHRCDQVATCLELARSGQDIEYRGVSLTRAGFTDAGEPATASYATLHFDDKVIDDGKTEFVGAGDESGASTRTPPRPRKQRGGKADKSDGSPLVLGGLLPKTGDLAIANPPLAAGAALALREINAAGGVLGEPVVWIDGDDGTNPAVAKATVASHIARGVQVIIGAGASGISRAVLPDVVAAGKVMFSPSNTDAGLTTVDDKGLYFRTAPPDSLQGRALADVILRDGPHKIAIVARKDSYGEGLQENVRAELERAGMGADKVKLLTYEPPADAQAKPVDFSAGARDIKDYGADAVLIIGFGESAHVVTALADAGVQIRH